A single genomic interval of Alligator mississippiensis isolate rAllMis1 chromosome 15, rAllMis1, whole genome shotgun sequence harbors:
- the LOC102568891 gene encoding death-associated protein kinase 2 isoform X1 — MEGGAGRPGPPPRPQPMAEDGRASGLAGEGMSLPAGAAEGSSCPEDVEALVTGADAMAAFKAGNVEELYELLDTLGSGHFGVVKRCRERGTGTFYAAKFVKTRKCRGSLRGLGREQVEREVGILQQLEHPNIMRLYDLFASKAEMVLVLELICGGELFDFIAAKEMLTEAEAIEFLEQILRGVAYMHSQHIAHFDLKPENIMLLEKDVPNPKIKIIDFGLAQKLEDGTTFKSLCGTPQYIAPEVINYEPLSSATDMWSIGVITYILLSGMSPFQGETDAETLTNVVAGSYEFENKYFSQTSEMAKDFIGQLLVKEPGDRMTAAESLVHPWIKPLSRKQVANRSRSSINMKNFRKFNARRKWKLSYNMVSACNRLCRMKLLCNQSKADEPLRSCESDQEDEPTSPVTLLRRRRSSCS, encoded by the exons ATGGAGGGAGGCGCTGGCCGCCCcgggcccccgccccgcccgcag CCCATGGCTGAGGATGGCAGGGCCAGTGGTCTTGCCGGGGAGGGCATGAGCCTCCCCGCGGGTGCTGCGGAG GGGTCCAGCTGCCCGGAGGATGTCGAGGCGCTAGTGACAGGGGCCGACGCCATGGCTGCGTTCAAAGCCGGGAATGTGGAGGAGCTGTATGAGCTGCTAGACACTCTGGGCAG CGGGCACTTTGGTGTAGTGAAGCGGTGCCGGGAGCGTGGGACAGGGACCTTCTACGCCGCTAAGTTTGTGAAGACGCGGAAGTGCCGGGGCAGCCTCCGGGGGCTGGGCCGTGAGCAGGTGGAGCGTGAGGTCGGcatcctgcagcagctggagcacccCAACATCATGCGCCTGTACGACCTCTTCGCCAGCAAGGCCGAGAtggtgctggtgctggagct gATCTGCGGCGGGGAGCTCTTTGACTTCATCGCTGCCAAGGAGATGCTGACAGAGGCCGAGGCCATTGAGTTCCTGGAGCAGATCCTACGTGGAGTCGCCTACATGCACTCCCAGCACATCGCCCACTTTGACCTCAAG ccggAGAACATCATGCTGCTGGAGAAAGATGTGCCCAACCCAAAGATCAAGATCATTGACTTTGGTCTGGCACAGAAGTTGGAGGATGGCACGACCTTCAAGAGCCTCTGCGGCACCCCGCAGTACATTG CTCCAGAAGTGATCAACTATGAACCGCTGAGCTCGGCTACGGATATGTG GAGCATTGGGGTCATCACCTACATCCT GCTGAGCGGCATGTCGCCCTTCCAGGGCGAGACGGATGCCGAGACCCTAACTAATGTGGTGGCCGGCAGCTACGAATTCGAGAACAAGTACTTCAGCCAGACCAGCGAGATGGCCAAGGACTTCATCGGCCAGCTGCTGGTCAAGGAGCCGGG GGACCGAATGACTGCGGCTGAGAGCCTCGTCCACCCCTGGATCAAG CCCCTGAGCCGGAAGCAGGTTGCGAACCGCAGTCGGTCCTCCATCAACATGAAGAACTTCCGCAAGTTCAACGCCCGCAGGAAGTGGAAG CTCTCCTACAACATGGTGTCTGCCTGCAACCGCCTCTGCCGCATGAAGCTCCTGTGCAACCAGAGCAAGGCTGACGAGCCCCTG CGCAGCTGCGAGAGTGACCAGGAGGACGAGCCCACCAGCCCAGTGACCTTGCTGCGCCGGCGGAGAAGCAGCTGTTCCTGA
- the LOC102568891 gene encoding death-associated protein kinase 2 isoform X3: MEGGAGRPGPPPRPQGSSCPEDVEALVTGADAMAAFKAGNVEELYELLDTLGSGHFGVVKRCRERGTGTFYAAKFVKTRKCRGSLRGLGREQVEREVGILQQLEHPNIMRLYDLFASKAEMVLVLELICGGELFDFIAAKEMLTEAEAIEFLEQILRGVAYMHSQHIAHFDLKPENIMLLEKDVPNPKIKIIDFGLAQKLEDGTTFKSLCGTPQYIAPEVINYEPLSSATDMWSIGVITYILLSGMSPFQGETDAETLTNVVAGSYEFENKYFSQTSEMAKDFIGQLLVKEPGDRMTAAESLVHPWIKPLSRKQVANRSRSSINMKNFRKFNARRKWKLSYNMVSACNRLCRMKLLCNQSKADEPLRSCESDQEDEPTSPVTLLRRRRSSCS; this comes from the exons ATGGAGGGAGGCGCTGGCCGCCCcgggcccccgccccgcccgcag GGGTCCAGCTGCCCGGAGGATGTCGAGGCGCTAGTGACAGGGGCCGACGCCATGGCTGCGTTCAAAGCCGGGAATGTGGAGGAGCTGTATGAGCTGCTAGACACTCTGGGCAG CGGGCACTTTGGTGTAGTGAAGCGGTGCCGGGAGCGTGGGACAGGGACCTTCTACGCCGCTAAGTTTGTGAAGACGCGGAAGTGCCGGGGCAGCCTCCGGGGGCTGGGCCGTGAGCAGGTGGAGCGTGAGGTCGGcatcctgcagcagctggagcacccCAACATCATGCGCCTGTACGACCTCTTCGCCAGCAAGGCCGAGAtggtgctggtgctggagct gATCTGCGGCGGGGAGCTCTTTGACTTCATCGCTGCCAAGGAGATGCTGACAGAGGCCGAGGCCATTGAGTTCCTGGAGCAGATCCTACGTGGAGTCGCCTACATGCACTCCCAGCACATCGCCCACTTTGACCTCAAG ccggAGAACATCATGCTGCTGGAGAAAGATGTGCCCAACCCAAAGATCAAGATCATTGACTTTGGTCTGGCACAGAAGTTGGAGGATGGCACGACCTTCAAGAGCCTCTGCGGCACCCCGCAGTACATTG CTCCAGAAGTGATCAACTATGAACCGCTGAGCTCGGCTACGGATATGTG GAGCATTGGGGTCATCACCTACATCCT GCTGAGCGGCATGTCGCCCTTCCAGGGCGAGACGGATGCCGAGACCCTAACTAATGTGGTGGCCGGCAGCTACGAATTCGAGAACAAGTACTTCAGCCAGACCAGCGAGATGGCCAAGGACTTCATCGGCCAGCTGCTGGTCAAGGAGCCGGG GGACCGAATGACTGCGGCTGAGAGCCTCGTCCACCCCTGGATCAAG CCCCTGAGCCGGAAGCAGGTTGCGAACCGCAGTCGGTCCTCCATCAACATGAAGAACTTCCGCAAGTTCAACGCCCGCAGGAAGTGGAAG CTCTCCTACAACATGGTGTCTGCCTGCAACCGCCTCTGCCGCATGAAGCTCCTGTGCAACCAGAGCAAGGCTGACGAGCCCCTG CGCAGCTGCGAGAGTGACCAGGAGGACGAGCCCACCAGCCCAGTGACCTTGCTGCGCCGGCGGAGAAGCAGCTGTTCCTGA
- the LOC102568891 gene encoding death-associated protein kinase 2 isoform X4 → MAAFKAGNVEELYELLDTLGSGHFGVVKRCRERGTGTFYAAKFVKTRKCRGSLRGLGREQVEREVGILQQLEHPNIMRLYDLFASKAEMVLVLELICGGELFDFIAAKEMLTEAEAIEFLEQILRGVAYMHSQHIAHFDLKPENIMLLEKDVPNPKIKIIDFGLAQKLEDGTTFKSLCGTPQYIAPEVINYEPLSSATDMWSIGVITYILLSGMSPFQGETDAETLTNVVAGSYEFENKYFSQTSEMAKDFIGQLLVKEPGDRMTAAESLVHPWIKPLSRKQVANRSRSSINMKNFRKFNARRKWKLSYNMVSACNRLCRMKLLCNQSKADEPLRSCESDQEDEPTSPVTLLRRRRSSCS, encoded by the exons ATGGCTGCGTTCAAAGCCGGGAATGTGGAGGAGCTGTATGAGCTGCTAGACACTCTGGGCAG CGGGCACTTTGGTGTAGTGAAGCGGTGCCGGGAGCGTGGGACAGGGACCTTCTACGCCGCTAAGTTTGTGAAGACGCGGAAGTGCCGGGGCAGCCTCCGGGGGCTGGGCCGTGAGCAGGTGGAGCGTGAGGTCGGcatcctgcagcagctggagcacccCAACATCATGCGCCTGTACGACCTCTTCGCCAGCAAGGCCGAGAtggtgctggtgctggagct gATCTGCGGCGGGGAGCTCTTTGACTTCATCGCTGCCAAGGAGATGCTGACAGAGGCCGAGGCCATTGAGTTCCTGGAGCAGATCCTACGTGGAGTCGCCTACATGCACTCCCAGCACATCGCCCACTTTGACCTCAAG ccggAGAACATCATGCTGCTGGAGAAAGATGTGCCCAACCCAAAGATCAAGATCATTGACTTTGGTCTGGCACAGAAGTTGGAGGATGGCACGACCTTCAAGAGCCTCTGCGGCACCCCGCAGTACATTG CTCCAGAAGTGATCAACTATGAACCGCTGAGCTCGGCTACGGATATGTG GAGCATTGGGGTCATCACCTACATCCT GCTGAGCGGCATGTCGCCCTTCCAGGGCGAGACGGATGCCGAGACCCTAACTAATGTGGTGGCCGGCAGCTACGAATTCGAGAACAAGTACTTCAGCCAGACCAGCGAGATGGCCAAGGACTTCATCGGCCAGCTGCTGGTCAAGGAGCCGGG GGACCGAATGACTGCGGCTGAGAGCCTCGTCCACCCCTGGATCAAG CCCCTGAGCCGGAAGCAGGTTGCGAACCGCAGTCGGTCCTCCATCAACATGAAGAACTTCCGCAAGTTCAACGCCCGCAGGAAGTGGAAG CTCTCCTACAACATGGTGTCTGCCTGCAACCGCCTCTGCCGCATGAAGCTCCTGTGCAACCAGAGCAAGGCTGACGAGCCCCTG CGCAGCTGCGAGAGTGACCAGGAGGACGAGCCCACCAGCCCAGTGACCTTGCTGCGCCGGCGGAGAAGCAGCTGTTCCTGA
- the LOC102568891 gene encoding death-associated protein kinase 2 isoform X2 → MAEDGRASGLAGEGMSLPAGAAEGSSCPEDVEALVTGADAMAAFKAGNVEELYELLDTLGSGHFGVVKRCRERGTGTFYAAKFVKTRKCRGSLRGLGREQVEREVGILQQLEHPNIMRLYDLFASKAEMVLVLELICGGELFDFIAAKEMLTEAEAIEFLEQILRGVAYMHSQHIAHFDLKPENIMLLEKDVPNPKIKIIDFGLAQKLEDGTTFKSLCGTPQYIAPEVINYEPLSSATDMWSIGVITYILLSGMSPFQGETDAETLTNVVAGSYEFENKYFSQTSEMAKDFIGQLLVKEPGDRMTAAESLVHPWIKPLSRKQVANRSRSSINMKNFRKFNARRKWKLSYNMVSACNRLCRMKLLCNQSKADEPLRSCESDQEDEPTSPVTLLRRRRSSCS, encoded by the exons ATGGCTGAGGATGGCAGGGCCAGTGGTCTTGCCGGGGAGGGCATGAGCCTCCCCGCGGGTGCTGCGGAG GGGTCCAGCTGCCCGGAGGATGTCGAGGCGCTAGTGACAGGGGCCGACGCCATGGCTGCGTTCAAAGCCGGGAATGTGGAGGAGCTGTATGAGCTGCTAGACACTCTGGGCAG CGGGCACTTTGGTGTAGTGAAGCGGTGCCGGGAGCGTGGGACAGGGACCTTCTACGCCGCTAAGTTTGTGAAGACGCGGAAGTGCCGGGGCAGCCTCCGGGGGCTGGGCCGTGAGCAGGTGGAGCGTGAGGTCGGcatcctgcagcagctggagcacccCAACATCATGCGCCTGTACGACCTCTTCGCCAGCAAGGCCGAGAtggtgctggtgctggagct gATCTGCGGCGGGGAGCTCTTTGACTTCATCGCTGCCAAGGAGATGCTGACAGAGGCCGAGGCCATTGAGTTCCTGGAGCAGATCCTACGTGGAGTCGCCTACATGCACTCCCAGCACATCGCCCACTTTGACCTCAAG ccggAGAACATCATGCTGCTGGAGAAAGATGTGCCCAACCCAAAGATCAAGATCATTGACTTTGGTCTGGCACAGAAGTTGGAGGATGGCACGACCTTCAAGAGCCTCTGCGGCACCCCGCAGTACATTG CTCCAGAAGTGATCAACTATGAACCGCTGAGCTCGGCTACGGATATGTG GAGCATTGGGGTCATCACCTACATCCT GCTGAGCGGCATGTCGCCCTTCCAGGGCGAGACGGATGCCGAGACCCTAACTAATGTGGTGGCCGGCAGCTACGAATTCGAGAACAAGTACTTCAGCCAGACCAGCGAGATGGCCAAGGACTTCATCGGCCAGCTGCTGGTCAAGGAGCCGGG GGACCGAATGACTGCGGCTGAGAGCCTCGTCCACCCCTGGATCAAG CCCCTGAGCCGGAAGCAGGTTGCGAACCGCAGTCGGTCCTCCATCAACATGAAGAACTTCCGCAAGTTCAACGCCCGCAGGAAGTGGAAG CTCTCCTACAACATGGTGTCTGCCTGCAACCGCCTCTGCCGCATGAAGCTCCTGTGCAACCAGAGCAAGGCTGACGAGCCCCTG CGCAGCTGCGAGAGTGACCAGGAGGACGAGCCCACCAGCCCAGTGACCTTGCTGCGCCGGCGGAGAAGCAGCTGTTCCTGA